The following proteins come from a genomic window of Sinorhizobium fredii NGR234:
- a CDS encoding response regulator transcription factor, whose translation MKPLVLICSNNANFYVLLAHILVREGFQAALVSEDEVVDWATAKQVTAIILDSAEDSGRTLRTCAAIKTSGAASRIPTIALVSSGDERYYLALLKAGIDENFVRPVSPARLLAYLCSLPRHGTNDTRPIDPSREPVRTFGPLRLERGRRLVGYGDKETQFGPIEFNLLQCLLEAPGRVRSRLELIEAAWPPNRYAQPRTVDVHIGRLRRALERLTGRPLIRTIRATGYALDIDES comes from the coding sequence ATGAAACCTTTGGTCCTGATTTGCTCGAACAATGCAAACTTTTATGTGTTGCTGGCGCACATCCTCGTGCGGGAGGGCTTCCAGGCGGCACTGGTCAGCGAGGATGAGGTCGTGGATTGGGCCACGGCCAAACAGGTCACCGCCATCATCTTGGATTCGGCGGAAGATTCTGGCAGGACCTTGAGAACATGTGCTGCAATAAAGACCTCGGGCGCGGCTTCACGCATTCCGACGATTGCTCTGGTTTCATCAGGGGATGAGCGATACTACCTCGCGCTGCTGAAGGCGGGAATTGACGAAAACTTCGTGCGCCCGGTCTCGCCCGCACGGTTGTTGGCGTATCTTTGTTCTCTGCCAAGGCACGGAACGAATGATACGCGGCCGATCGATCCCAGTCGGGAACCAGTAAGGACCTTCGGCCCGTTGAGATTGGAGCGCGGGCGCCGTCTCGTCGGATATGGCGATAAGGAAACTCAATTCGGTCCCATCGAGTTCAATCTTTTGCAGTGCCTTTTGGAGGCACCAGGCCGAGTACGCAGCCGCCTTGAACTGATCGAGGCGGCGTGGCCACCCAATCGCTATGCGCAGCCACGCACTGTGGATGTACATATCGGCCGCTTGCGCCGGGCGCTCGAGCGCCTGACCGGCCGCCCCCTTATTCGCACAATCCGGGCGACGGGCTATGCCCTCGATATAGATGAAAGTTAG
- a CDS encoding aminotransferase class I/II-fold pyridoxal phosphate-dependent enzyme, translating into MAGEAPWQGGSGRSSAQRNTAGLIEYARSHFDAAHFQGLMAIYGRPLEDRAVALAHDRERRVVDFVRCSYLGLDNHPRIVAGAVEALKAYGTLHWSCARTRLNFSILGDLEVALSELFDARVITYTTVLAANMSALPLIASGHLTGGVKPVMVFDRFAHATLAFHKATVAAETRVETIAHNDLDALEMLCRTNRTVAFVCDGVYSMGGSADIERLRWLQERYGLFLYIDDAHGISIFGKHGEGFARSKAGGPLGEQTIVAASLGKGFGASGGLVMLGTARQEELFRRFAVAHAFSASLNVAAIGAALASQELHRTEELQELQQTLRERTALFDSLVPTGQRGAPMPIRTLEIGDELTAIGAARALLDRGFYTSAIFFPTVAKGRAGLRLCPTAGHSVDEIRALGSALHDVLSEIGGTPVP; encoded by the coding sequence ATGGCAGGCGAAGCACCGTGGCAGGGAGGCTCTGGGCGCTCGAGTGCCCAAAGGAACACCGCTGGCTTGATCGAATACGCCCGAAGCCATTTCGATGCCGCGCACTTTCAGGGTTTGATGGCGATTTATGGGCGTCCCCTTGAGGATCGTGCCGTAGCGCTTGCCCACGACCGCGAGCGTCGGGTGGTCGACTTCGTGCGTTGCTCCTACCTCGGGTTGGACAACCATCCGCGGATCGTTGCAGGTGCCGTCGAAGCGCTGAAAGCATACGGGACACTTCATTGGTCATGCGCAAGAACGCGCCTCAATTTCTCGATCCTCGGCGACCTGGAAGTAGCCCTGTCGGAGTTGTTCGATGCGCGGGTGATTACCTATACCACGGTGCTTGCGGCAAACATGAGCGCTTTGCCGCTGATCGCTTCCGGACATCTGACCGGTGGTGTAAAGCCGGTGATGGTATTCGATCGCTTCGCCCACGCGACGCTCGCCTTTCACAAGGCAACCGTTGCCGCCGAAACCCGGGTCGAGACCATCGCCCACAACGATCTCGATGCGCTCGAGATGCTCTGCCGCACCAACCGAACCGTCGCCTTTGTTTGCGACGGCGTCTATTCGATGGGCGGAAGCGCCGACATCGAGCGACTGCGGTGGCTGCAGGAACGCTATGGTCTTTTTCTCTACATTGATGACGCACATGGGATATCGATTTTCGGCAAGCATGGTGAGGGCTTTGCGAGATCGAAAGCTGGCGGCCCTTTGGGCGAGCAAACCATAGTTGCGGCCTCGCTCGGCAAGGGCTTCGGCGCCTCAGGCGGCCTGGTCATGCTGGGGACCGCGCGGCAAGAGGAGTTGTTTCGAAGGTTCGCGGTGGCTCATGCGTTTTCGGCGTCGCTGAACGTAGCAGCCATCGGCGCAGCACTGGCATCGCAGGAATTGCATCGGACGGAAGAACTTCAAGAGCTACAGCAGACTCTGCGTGAGAGAACCGCTCTTTTCGATAGCCTTGTCCCAACGGGCCAGCGAGGCGCTCCCATGCCGATCCGGACCCTGGAAATAGGTGATGAACTCACGGCCATTGGAGCTGCTCGCGCGTTGCTCGATCGCGGCTTCTATACGTCGGCGATCTTCTTTCCCACCGTTGCCAAGGGAAGGGCAGGGCTGCGGTTGTGCCCGACGGCCGGCCACTCCGTGGACGAAATCCGCGCTCTGGGCAGCGCGCTCCATGACGTTCTTTCAGAAATTGGTGGCACCCCGGTTCCGTAA
- the rctB gene encoding SMa0974 family conjugal transfer regulator: protein MRELVFECCVLLENPTRFVEQMRLRLAGFHESTIDHGVEETFMFCDGYATARATDSAVLMRVVAKDLVFSHAIRIAFEETMLYIIPSAPEKVVWR from the coding sequence ATGCGCGAACTGGTCTTCGAGTGCTGCGTTTTGCTAGAGAATCCGACGCGCTTTGTCGAGCAAATGCGCCTAAGGCTTGCCGGATTCCATGAGTCCACGATCGATCATGGGGTTGAAGAAACCTTCATGTTTTGTGATGGTTACGCAACTGCTCGAGCTACGGACAGTGCTGTTTTAATGCGGGTCGTGGCGAAAGACCTCGTTTTTTCCCACGCCATTAGAATAGCCTTCGAGGAAACCATGCTTTACATCATCCCATCGGCGCCTGAGAAAGTTGTCTGGCGGTAA
- a CDS encoding type I secretion system permease/ATPase encodes MPEPITISNGRNVDPASALRSCRSAFVGVGVASALVNILYLTGSFFMLEVYDRVLPSRSIPSLIALCLLALLLYAFQGAFELIRGRMLVRIAGALDESLSGRIYRAVVRAPLKLRMQGDGLQALRDFDQVRAFLSSAGPSALFDLPWLPFYVAICFLFHPVIGFVAIGGGLILTLLTYLTNRGTQAPARKASEAGSLRNAFAQASQRNAEVVQAMGMTGRLAELWERRNAEFREENRRTSDIGNGYGALSKVFRMALQSGVLAAGAVLVIEGQASPGIIIAGSILTARALAPVELAIGNWRGLVQARQSWQRLKDLLKALPEAEAPLALPDPHERLSVEGLASGPPAAQRLIFTDINFTVRAGSALGVIGPSGSGKSSLARAIIGVWPAYRGSVRLDGAALDQWDSDALGRHIGYLPQDVELFAGTVAQNICRFAENATSEAIVAAAKAARVHELILRLPNGFDTEIGEGGAAVSAGQRQRIALARALYGDPFLVVLDEPNSNLDAEGEQALGEAIMNVRGRGGIVVVIAHRPSALASTDLVLMMNEGRLQAFGPKEEVLGKVLRQQQTDRPSPLKIVSEGQEIKQ; translated from the coding sequence GTGCCTGAACCTATAACAATATCGAATGGCAGGAATGTCGATCCCGCCTCTGCCCTGCGCAGCTGCCGGAGCGCCTTCGTGGGCGTCGGCGTCGCCAGTGCGCTCGTCAATATCCTCTACCTCACCGGTTCGTTCTTCATGCTCGAGGTCTATGACCGGGTGCTGCCGAGCCGCAGCATTCCCTCGCTGATTGCGCTTTGCCTGCTGGCCCTGCTGCTCTATGCCTTCCAGGGTGCCTTCGAGCTGATCCGCGGCCGCATGCTGGTGCGCATCGCCGGCGCGCTCGACGAGAGTCTCAGCGGCCGCATCTATCGGGCGGTGGTGAGGGCTCCGTTGAAGCTCCGGATGCAGGGCGATGGGCTTCAGGCGCTGCGCGACTTCGATCAGGTTCGCGCGTTCCTTTCGAGCGCCGGGCCGTCGGCGTTGTTCGACCTGCCTTGGCTTCCTTTCTATGTCGCCATCTGCTTCCTGTTCCACCCGGTCATCGGCTTCGTGGCGATCGGCGGCGGACTGATCCTGACGCTTCTCACCTATCTCACCAATCGCGGCACCCAGGCGCCGGCCAGGAAAGCGTCCGAGGCGGGCAGCCTGCGCAACGCCTTCGCCCAAGCCTCGCAGCGCAATGCCGAGGTCGTCCAGGCGATGGGCATGACCGGCCGGCTCGCCGAGCTCTGGGAGCGCCGCAACGCCGAGTTCCGAGAGGAGAACAGGCGGACATCCGACATCGGCAATGGCTATGGGGCGCTTTCCAAGGTGTTCCGCATGGCGCTGCAATCGGGCGTGCTCGCCGCGGGCGCCGTCCTGGTGATCGAGGGGCAGGCTTCCCCCGGCATCATCATCGCCGGCTCGATCCTCACCGCCAGGGCACTCGCTCCTGTCGAGCTCGCCATCGGCAACTGGCGCGGCCTCGTCCAGGCGCGGCAGAGCTGGCAGCGCCTTAAGGACCTGCTGAAGGCGTTGCCGGAGGCCGAAGCGCCGCTGGCGCTGCCGGACCCGCACGAGCGCCTGAGCGTCGAAGGACTGGCGAGCGGACCTCCGGCGGCGCAGCGGCTGATCTTCACCGATATCAATTTCACGGTCCGCGCCGGCAGCGCTCTCGGCGTCATTGGGCCGAGCGGCTCGGGCAAGTCGTCGCTGGCGCGCGCCATCATCGGCGTCTGGCCTGCCTATCGCGGCTCGGTGCGCCTCGACGGGGCCGCGCTCGACCAGTGGGATAGCGACGCGCTTGGGCGGCATATCGGCTACCTGCCGCAGGACGTGGAGCTTTTCGCCGGGACCGTGGCGCAGAATATTTGCCGCTTCGCCGAGAATGCGACGTCGGAGGCGATTGTCGCTGCCGCCAAGGCGGCGCGCGTCCATGAGCTTATCCTTCGCCTTCCGAATGGCTTCGATACCGAGATCGGCGAGGGCGGTGCGGCCGTTTCGGCCGGCCAACGCCAGCGTATCGCACTTGCCCGCGCCCTTTACGGCGATCCCTTCCTCGTCGTCCTCGACGAGCCGAATTCGAATCTCGATGCGGAAGGCGAGCAGGCGCTCGGCGAGGCGATCATGAATGTGCGCGGTCGCGGCGGCATCGTCGTGGTCATCGCCCATCGGCCGAGCGCGCTTGCGAGCACCGACCTCGTCCTGATGATGAACGAGGGGCGGCTGCAGGCTTTCGGCCCGAAGGAGGAAGTGCTTGGTAAGGTTCTAAGGCAGCAACAGACGGATCGCCCGTCGCCGCTGAAGATCGTCTCGGAAGGCCAGGAGATTAAGCAATGA
- a CDS encoding HlyD family type I secretion periplasmic adaptor subunit produces MSGSTQQISGARRSLSRHMIGVSVLALALVAGVGGWAATTELSSAIVAGGVVVVDDNVKKVQHLTGGIVGELKVKEGERVEAGQVLIRLDGTTVRANLAIVESTLAQLYARRARLQAERIGAESFDIDKDVASLISGAAATKLVDGEQRLFASRRTALLGMKGQLQSRKAQLADEIEGLTVQLKAIEDALTLIAEELTGVDSLYGQGLVPMQRVTTLKRQRAELEGDRGRHIASRAQARGKSSEIDLQVLQLDEDRRTEISKELTDVEAKVAEYEERRTATTDQLRRLDITAPLPGRVYQLAVHTVNGVVNPGETLMLVVPEADDLTVEARVATHDIDQIHVGQPVEIRFSAFNQRTTPEVEAEVVTVAPDLVSDERTGASYYPLRIRPKPESLAKLKGLSLYPGMPAEVFIKIADRTVISYLAKPLTDQMRHAFRED; encoded by the coding sequence ATGAGCGGTAGCACGCAACAGATATCGGGTGCGCGCCGCTCGCTTTCGCGTCACATGATTGGGGTCTCGGTCCTCGCGCTCGCCCTCGTCGCCGGCGTCGGCGGCTGGGCGGCGACGACGGAGCTGTCGAGCGCGATCGTCGCCGGCGGCGTGGTCGTCGTCGACGACAACGTCAAGAAGGTCCAGCATCTGACCGGCGGCATCGTCGGCGAGCTCAAGGTCAAGGAGGGCGAGCGTGTCGAGGCGGGCCAGGTGCTGATCCGGCTCGACGGCACCACTGTGCGGGCGAACCTGGCGATCGTCGAAAGCACGCTGGCGCAGCTTTATGCGCGCCGCGCCCGGCTCCAGGCGGAGCGGATTGGTGCTGAGTCGTTCGACATCGACAAGGACGTCGCGTCCCTGATCTCCGGCGCTGCGGCAACGAAACTCGTCGACGGCGAACAGAGGCTGTTTGCCAGCCGGCGCACCGCGCTGCTCGGAATGAAGGGGCAGCTCCAATCGCGCAAGGCGCAGCTGGCCGATGAGATCGAGGGCCTGACCGTGCAATTGAAGGCGATCGAGGATGCCTTGACGCTGATCGCCGAGGAATTGACGGGCGTCGACTCGCTCTATGGGCAGGGCCTCGTGCCGATGCAAAGGGTGACGACCTTGAAGCGGCAGCGGGCGGAACTCGAGGGCGATCGCGGGCGGCACATCGCCTCGCGTGCTCAGGCGCGCGGCAAATCCAGCGAAATCGACCTGCAGGTCCTGCAACTCGACGAGGACCGGCGCACCGAGATCTCCAAGGAACTGACCGATGTCGAGGCGAAAGTCGCCGAGTATGAGGAGCGGCGCACGGCGACGACCGACCAGTTGCGGCGGCTCGACATCACCGCGCCCCTGCCGGGCCGCGTCTATCAGCTGGCCGTCCACACGGTGAATGGCGTCGTCAATCCCGGCGAGACGCTGATGCTCGTGGTGCCGGAGGCCGACGATCTTACCGTCGAGGCGCGGGTCGCGACCCATGATATCGACCAGATCCATGTCGGCCAGCCGGTCGAGATCCGCTTCAGCGCCTTCAATCAGCGCACGACACCGGAGGTCGAGGCGGAGGTGGTGACCGTCGCCCCGGACCTCGTCAGTGACGAGCGGACCGGCGCCAGCTACTACCCGCTGCGCATTCGCCCGAAGCCGGAGAGCCTCGCCAAGCTCAAGGGGCTCTCCCTCTATCCCGGCATGCCGGCCGAGGTGTTCATCAAGATCGCCGATCGGACCGTCATTTCCTATCTGGCAAAGCCGCTCACCGACCAGATGCGGCACGCATTCCGCGAGGATTGA
- a CDS encoding NAD(P)/FAD-dependent oxidoreductase — protein sequence MPAPLLQIETTPALPASADAVVIGGGIVGVFAAYHLARRGLKVALIEKGRIGAEQSSRNWGWCRQQNRDARELPMATRSLSLWEDFAAETGEDTGFRRCGLLYLSNDDSELAGWARWGDFARSVAVTTHMLDGAQASEKALATGRRWKGGVFSPTDGTADPARAAPVVARAVMKLGGTVHQMCAARGIELEAGRVSGVVTEAGTIRTRVAVLSGGAWASSFCRQLSIRFPQASIRASILSVAPGAEGLPPALHTAAVSATRRGDGGYTLAISGRARVDPTPQQMRFARHFVPMFARRWRSLAPGGLEGWKSGHETLQRWRLDRPTPMEFNRILDPRPDQAQIRLTLERARALLPALQKLPVSAAWAGYIDSTPDGVPAIGEVGSLPGLMLAAGFSGHGFGIGPGAGHLVADLVTGEPPIVEPKPYHPDRLNGSAWGKVADF from the coding sequence ATGCCCGCCCCGCTTCTTCAGATCGAAACGACGCCTGCCCTGCCGGCGAGCGCCGACGCCGTCGTCATCGGCGGCGGCATTGTCGGGGTTTTCGCGGCCTACCATCTGGCCCGGCGCGGTCTCAAGGTCGCCCTCATCGAAAAGGGCCGGATCGGCGCCGAGCAATCCAGCCGCAACTGGGGCTGGTGCCGCCAGCAGAACCGCGACGCCCGCGAACTGCCGATGGCGACCAGGAGCCTGTCGCTCTGGGAGGATTTCGCCGCGGAAACTGGCGAGGATACCGGCTTTCGGCGCTGCGGCCTGCTCTATCTCAGCAATGACGACAGCGAGCTTGCCGGCTGGGCGCGCTGGGGCGATTTCGCCCGCAGCGTCGCGGTGACGACCCATATGCTGGATGGCGCACAGGCGAGTGAAAAGGCTTTGGCGACCGGCCGCCGCTGGAAGGGCGGCGTCTTTTCGCCGACCGACGGGACCGCCGACCCCGCCCGGGCAGCACCGGTGGTCGCCCGCGCCGTCATGAAGCTCGGCGGCACCGTCCACCAGATGTGCGCCGCCCGTGGCATCGAACTCGAGGCGGGGCGCGTCAGCGGCGTCGTCACCGAAGCCGGCACGATCCGCACCCGCGTTGCGGTGCTTTCCGGCGGGGCCTGGGCCTCGTCGTTCTGCCGGCAGCTCAGCATCCGCTTTCCGCAGGCCTCGATCCGCGCGTCGATCCTCTCGGTTGCGCCGGGTGCCGAGGGCCTGCCGCCGGCGCTGCATACGGCCGCGGTCTCGGCGACGCGGCGTGGCGACGGCGGCTATACGCTGGCGATCAGCGGCCGCGCCCGGGTCGATCCGACGCCGCAGCAGATGCGCTTTGCCCGGCATTTCGTGCCGATGTTCGCGCGGCGCTGGCGGAGCCTTGCGCCCGGCGGCCTCGAAGGCTGGAAGTCCGGCCATGAGACACTTCAGCGCTGGCGGCTCGACAGGCCGACCCCGATGGAATTCAACCGCATCCTCGATCCCCGCCCCGACCAGGCGCAGATACGCTTGACTCTGGAGCGAGCCCGGGCGCTCCTGCCGGCGCTCCAGAAGCTGCCGGTCAGCGCCGCCTGGGCCGGCTATATCGACAGCACCCCGGATGGGGTGCCGGCGATCGGCGAGGTCGGCTCGCTGCCCGGCCTCATGCTGGCCGCCGGCTTCAGCGGCCATGGCTTCGGCATCGGTCCCGGCGCCGGGCACCTCGTCGCCGACCTCGTGACGGGTGAGCCGCCGATCGTCGAGCCGAAACCCTACCACCCCGACCGGCTGAACGGATCGGCCTGGGGCAAGGTCGCCGATTTCTGA
- a CDS encoding Lrp/AsnC family transcriptional regulator encodes MKLDRIDIKILYELQKNGRITNVELAELVNLSPSPCLMRVKKLQAEGYIVGYSAQINIAKLGQTLTVFTEVTLKNHRQIDFARFLAAVEKVDSVVECHLVSGGYDYLLKFVTGGIVEYQTIMERLIDMDVGIDKYFSYVVLKSPIVKSHMPLTSLFPH; translated from the coding sequence ATGAAACTCGACCGGATCGACATCAAGATCCTCTACGAACTGCAGAAGAACGGCCGCATCACCAATGTCGAGCTTGCCGAACTCGTCAATCTGTCGCCGAGCCCCTGTTTGATGCGGGTGAAGAAATTGCAGGCCGAGGGATATATCGTCGGCTATTCGGCGCAGATCAACATCGCCAAGCTCGGCCAGACCCTGACGGTCTTCACGGAGGTGACGCTCAAGAACCACCGCCAGATCGATTTCGCCCGCTTTCTCGCAGCCGTCGAAAAGGTCGATTCCGTCGTGGAATGCCATCTGGTTTCCGGCGGCTACGACTATCTCCTGAAGTTCGTCACCGGCGGCATCGTCGAATATCAGACGATCATGGAACGGCTGATCGACATGGATGTCGGCATCGATAAATATTTCAGCTATGTCGTGCTGAAGTCACCGATCGTCAAATCGCACATGCCTCTGACCAGCCTGTTTCCGCATTAG
- a CDS encoding tetratricopeptide repeat protein: MLLAALVLSGCQSAAFDDVAAFGDSAKTLEDDSAVAFYKNDELITTGKLQFKEKNYGKSYAIYKRAVAVFPQDPSAWLGFAASADMIGRFDTSDRAYQQLSKMIGNSPVYYNNMGYSRLLRGDLPRARQYFLKAYELDPANETTARNLELMKNSVKYAQR; this comes from the coding sequence TTGCTGTTGGCCGCACTCGTCCTGAGCGGATGCCAATCGGCTGCTTTCGACGACGTTGCGGCATTTGGCGATAGCGCCAAAACTCTCGAGGACGACTCGGCCGTCGCCTTCTACAAAAACGATGAACTGATCACGACCGGCAAGTTGCAGTTCAAGGAAAAGAACTACGGAAAATCCTACGCCATCTACAAACGTGCGGTTGCCGTTTTTCCGCAGGACCCTTCTGCTTGGCTCGGCTTCGCTGCCTCTGCCGACATGATCGGACGGTTCGACACGTCGGATCGCGCCTACCAGCAACTCTCCAAGATGATCGGCAACAGTCCGGTTTACTACAACAATATGGGGTATTCGCGTCTCCTGCGTGGCGACCTGCCGCGCGCACGCCAGTACTTTCTCAAGGCATACGAGCTCGACCCTGCGAACGAGACGACCGCGCGCAATCTCGAGCTGATGAAGAACAGCGTTAAATACGCGCAGCGGTAA